One window of Pelmatolapia mariae isolate MD_Pm_ZW linkage group LG18, Pm_UMD_F_2, whole genome shotgun sequence genomic DNA carries:
- the camk2n1a gene encoding calcium/calmodulin-dependent protein kinase II inhibitor 1a, with the protein MSEVLPYNEGKMSGYGADSEVSQMSFSCGLQDTSAFFAASQAKRPPKLGQIGRAKRVVIEDDRIDEVLKGMTDKSSPGV; encoded by the exons ATGTCTGAGGTGCTGCCATATAACGAGGGGAAAATGAGCGGCTACGGGGCGGACAGCGAGGTCAGCCAGATGTCCTTTAGCTGCGGACTGCAGGACACAAGCGCCTTTTTCGCAGCGTCGCAGGCAAAAAGACCCCCAAAGCTCGGGCAGATCGGCAGAGCCAAAAGAG TGGTCATCGAGGACGACCGAATAGATGAAGTCCTGAAGGGGATGACAGACAAGTCTTCGCCCGGCGTTTAA